From Quercus lobata isolate SW786 chromosome 1, ValleyOak3.0 Primary Assembly, whole genome shotgun sequence, one genomic window encodes:
- the LOC115994861 gene encoding germin-like protein 9-3, with the protein MAGDPEIFTDFIVPPNVTNVDENFFTFTGLRDLFKGGPSTTLKVSKVSLAKFSAINGQRTCALPYNADAQIPVAAIAAFGSANAGTVSIPNTLFTTGIDDVVLAKSFKTNTTTIEALKAGLAPPTP; encoded by the exons ATGGCTGGAGACCCAGAAATCTTCACTGATTTTATAGTCCCCCCAAATGTCACCAACGTTGATGAGAATTTCTTCACATTCACTGGCTTGCGTGACCTTTTTAAGGGAGGCCCTTCCACAACCCTCAAAGTCTCGAAAGTAAGCTTGGCTAAGTTCTCTGCTATCAATGGGCAGA GGACTTGTGCACTTCCATACAATGCTGATGCACAAATACCTGTTGCAGCGATTGCAGCATTTGGGAGTGCAAATGCTGGAACCGTTTCAATTCCCAACACTTTGTTCACTACTGGCATTGACGATGTTGTCTTGGCTAAATCCTTCAAGACCAATACTACCACCATTGAAGCTCTTAAGGCTGGTCTAGCTCCTCCCACGCCTTGA